Proteins encoded by one window of Agelaius phoeniceus isolate bAgePho1 chromosome 3, bAgePho1.hap1, whole genome shotgun sequence:
- the SLC30A6 gene encoding zinc transporter 6, which translates to MGTIHLFRKSQRSLVGKLTHEFRLVAADRRSWKILLFGAINLICIGFLLMWCSSTNSIALTAYTYLTIFDLFSLVTCLISYWVMMKKPSPIYSFGFERFEVLAVFASTVLAQLGALFILKESAERFLEQPEIHTGRLLVGTFVALFFNLFTMLSIKNKPFAYVSEAASTSWLQEHVADLSRSICGIIPGLSSIFLPRMNPFVLIDIAGALALCITYMLIEINNYFAVDTASAIAIALMTFGTMYPMSVYSGKVLLQTTPPHVIGQLDKLLREVSTLDGVLEVRNEHFWTLGFGTLAGSVHVRIRRDANEQMVLAHVTNRLYTLVSTLTVQIFKDDWIRPTLSSVPITNNILNLSDHHVIPMPSLKAADNLNPVTSTPAKPSSPPPEFSFNTPGKNVSPVILLNTQTKPYGLGFNHGSAPYSSVLSQGLGIPGIGAAQGFRTGFANVPGRYGTNARGQPRP; encoded by the exons ATG gggaCAATACACCTGTTCCGCAAATCACAGAGATCATTGGTTGGAAAGTTAACACATGAATTTAGGTTGGTTGCAGCAGACAGAAGG TCCTGGAAGATTTTGCTGTTTGGTGCTATCAATTTAATATGCATTGGCTTCCTGCTCATGTGGTGCAGCTCTACAAACAGCATAG CTTTAACTGCTTACACATATTTGACAATCTTTGACCTTTTCAG TTTGGTAACATGTCTAATAAGCTACTGGGTAATGATGAAGAAACCCAGCCCAATCTATTCATTTGG GTTTGAAAGGTTTGAAGTTCTAGCTGTATTTGCATCTACAGTTCTGGCACAGCTTGGAGCTCTTTTTATACTGAAAGAAAG TGCGGAGCGGTTTCTGGAACAGCCTGAGATACACAc GGGACGACTGCTGGTTGGTACTTTCGTGGCTCTCTTTTTCAACTTATTTACAATGCTTTCCATTAAGAATAAGCCTTTTGCTTATGTCTCTGAAG ctgccagcacaagTTGGCTTCAGGAACATGTTGCAGATCTTAGTAGAAG TATTTGTGGAATCATCCCAGGATTGAGTAGCATCTTTCTGCCACGGATGAACCCTTTTGTCTTGATTGATattgctggagctctggctcttTGCATTACATACATGCTCATTGAAATCAA CAATTATTTTGCTGTGGACACAGCCTCTGCTATAGCAATTGCTTTGATGACATTTGGTACCATGTATCCCATGAGTGTctacagtgggaaagtactacTCCAG ACGACCCCACCTCATGTGATTGGCCAGTTAGATAAACTTCTTAGAGAG GTTTCAACTTTGGATGGTGTGTTGGAAGTTCGAAATGAGCATTTCTGGACATTAGGTTTTGGCACTTTG GCTGGATCAGTCCATGTCCGAATTCGGAGAGACGCGAATGAGCAAATGGTCCTTGCCCATGTCACTAACAGATTATACACATTGGTCTCTACCTTGACTGTTCAGATTTTCAAAGATGACTGGATCAGACCTACCTTATCATCTGTGCCTATCACAAACAACATTCTGAACCTTTCGGATCATCACGTTATTCCAATGCCATCTTTGAAAGCTGCTGACAATTTGAACCCTGTTACCTCCACTCCAGCTAAGCCCAGCAGCCCACCAccagaattttcttttaacaCACCAGGCAAAAATGTGAGTCCAGTCATCCTTCTTAACACCCAGACAAAGCCCTATGGATTGGGCTTTAATCATGGATCTGCACCCTACAGCAGTGTACTCAGTCAAGGACTTGGAATACCAGGAATTGGAGCAGCTCAAGGATTCAGAACTGGTTTTGCAAATGTCCCAGGCAGATATGGGACAAACGCTCGTGGTCAGCCCCGACCATAA